The following are encoded together in the Patagioenas fasciata isolate bPatFas1 chromosome 7, bPatFas1.hap1, whole genome shotgun sequence genome:
- the ASB1 gene encoding ankyrin repeat and SOCS box protein 1 isoform X2, with the protein MSNLGTGVPASSALFTSHLVPFWHLTLSTGTTILQVNTAESSAPPSCLSALYTWEKRKASAPDDTNAGRNLKEWLREQFCDHPLEHCEDTRLHDAAYVGDLPTLKSLLQEESFQSRINEKSVWCCGWLPCTPLRIAATAGHGPCVDFLLRKGAEIDLVDVKGQTALYVAVVNGHLECAKILLEAGADPNGSRHHRSTPVYHAARVGRADILRELIRYGADVDVNHHVASRVPSLSVRPLTTLVVCPLYISAAYHNLQCFQLLLQAGANPDFNCCGPINIQGFSRGSPVCVMDAVLRHGCEAAFVHLLIDFGANLNLVKVEALGVESTGRVKVNPEALEVFKEARSRTRSLLSLCRIAVRRILGKSRLDLIHILPIPDPIKQFLLHEHS; encoded by the exons ATGAGCAATCTAGGCACTGGTGTTCCAGCTTCGTCTGCGCTGTTTACCAGCCACTTAGTTCCTTTCTGGCACTTGACTTTGTCCACAGGGACAACCATATTGCAAGTAAACACTGCTGAGTCCTctgctcctccttcttgcctGTCTGCACTTTAcacctgggagaagagaaaaGCATCAGCTCCAGATGACACAAA CGCAGGTCGTAACCTGAAGGAGTGGCTGCGGGAGCAGTTTTGCGACCACCCCCTCGAGCACTGCGAGGACACCCGGCTGCACGACGCGGCCTACGTGGGGGACCTGCCCACCCTCAAGAGCTTGCTGCAGGAGGAGAGCTTCCAAAG CCGGATCAACGAGAAGTCGGTGTGGTGCTGCGGCTGGCTGCCCTGCACGCCGCTGCGCATCGCGGCCACCGCCGGCCACGGGCCCTGCGTTGACTTCCTCCTCCGCAAAGGGGCCGAGATCGACTTGGTGGACGTGAAAGGGCAGACCGCCCTCTACGTAGCTGTGGTCAACGGGCACCTTGAGTGCGCCAAGATCCTCCTGGAAGCTGGCGCTGACCCCAACGGCAGCCGGCACCACCGCAGCACCCCTGTGTACCATGCGGCACGCGTTGGCCGGGCAGACATCCTCCGGGAGCTGATCAG GTACGGCGCAGACGTGGATGTGAATCACCACGTCGCTTCCCGGGTCCCCAGCCTCTCCGTGCGGCCCCTCACCACGCTGGTGGTCTGCCCGCTGTACATCAGCGCCGCCTACCACAACCTCCAGTGCTTCCAACTGCTGCTTCAGGCAGGAGCCAACCCGGATTTTAACTGCTGTGGGCCCATCAACATCCAAGGCTTCTCCCGGGGCTCCCCGGTGTGCGTGATGGACGCTGTCCTGCGGCATGGCTGTGAAGCAGCGTTTGTCCACCTCTTGATTGACTTTGGAGCCAATCTGAACCTGGTGAAAGTGGAGGCCTTGGGAGTTGAATCCACAGGAAGGGTCAAAGTCAACCCTGAGGCTCTGGAGGTGTTCAAAGAAGCAAGGA GCCGCACCCGGAGCCTCTTGTCTCTCTGCCGTATAGCTGTACGAAGAATACTTGGCAAATCTCGTCTGGATCTGATCCATATCCTTCCAATCCCAGACCCCATTAAACAATTTTTACTTCATGAACACAGTTAA
- the ASB1 gene encoding ankyrin repeat and SOCS box protein 1 isoform X1: MAEGGPPGGGDAPAASSGQAGRNLKEWLREQFCDHPLEHCEDTRLHDAAYVGDLPTLKSLLQEESFQSRINEKSVWCCGWLPCTPLRIAATAGHGPCVDFLLRKGAEIDLVDVKGQTALYVAVVNGHLECAKILLEAGADPNGSRHHRSTPVYHAARVGRADILRELIRYGADVDVNHHVASRVPSLSVRPLTTLVVCPLYISAAYHNLQCFQLLLQAGANPDFNCCGPINIQGFSRGSPVCVMDAVLRHGCEAAFVHLLIDFGANLNLVKVEALGVESTGRVKVNPEALEVFKEARSRTRSLLSLCRIAVRRILGKSRLDLIHILPIPDPIKQFLLHEHS; this comes from the exons ATGGCAGAGGGCGGACCCCCCGGCGGCGGGGACGCGCCCGCCGCCTCCAGCGGGCAGGCAG GTCGTAACCTGAAGGAGTGGCTGCGGGAGCAGTTTTGCGACCACCCCCTCGAGCACTGCGAGGACACCCGGCTGCACGACGCGGCCTACGTGGGGGACCTGCCCACCCTCAAGAGCTTGCTGCAGGAGGAGAGCTTCCAAAG CCGGATCAACGAGAAGTCGGTGTGGTGCTGCGGCTGGCTGCCCTGCACGCCGCTGCGCATCGCGGCCACCGCCGGCCACGGGCCCTGCGTTGACTTCCTCCTCCGCAAAGGGGCCGAGATCGACTTGGTGGACGTGAAAGGGCAGACCGCCCTCTACGTAGCTGTGGTCAACGGGCACCTTGAGTGCGCCAAGATCCTCCTGGAAGCTGGCGCTGACCCCAACGGCAGCCGGCACCACCGCAGCACCCCTGTGTACCATGCGGCACGCGTTGGCCGGGCAGACATCCTCCGGGAGCTGATCAG GTACGGCGCAGACGTGGATGTGAATCACCACGTCGCTTCCCGGGTCCCCAGCCTCTCCGTGCGGCCCCTCACCACGCTGGTGGTCTGCCCGCTGTACATCAGCGCCGCCTACCACAACCTCCAGTGCTTCCAACTGCTGCTTCAGGCAGGAGCCAACCCGGATTTTAACTGCTGTGGGCCCATCAACATCCAAGGCTTCTCCCGGGGCTCCCCGGTGTGCGTGATGGACGCTGTCCTGCGGCATGGCTGTGAAGCAGCGTTTGTCCACCTCTTGATTGACTTTGGAGCCAATCTGAACCTGGTGAAAGTGGAGGCCTTGGGAGTTGAATCCACAGGAAGGGTCAAAGTCAACCCTGAGGCTCTGGAGGTGTTCAAAGAAGCAAGGA GCCGCACCCGGAGCCTCTTGTCTCTCTGCCGTATAGCTGTACGAAGAATACTTGGCAAATCTCGTCTGGATCTGATCCATATCCTTCCAATCCCAGACCCCATTAAACAATTTTTACTTCATGAACACAGTTAA